The region GCCGTTCCTGTAGTTATTGGCCGGCTCGACCTTGGACGAGCAGGCCGCGCAGCCCTCGGGATCGGCCTCGCTCAGGATGATGGGGAGCGACTTGAAGCGTGGGAAGCCGGCGATCAACTTGAAACCTTCATCCGCGTCGCGCAGCTCGCTGGCAATGCCCATGGTGACCTTACCCGCGGCGATCTTTGGGCTGCCCTTGGCGTGGAAGGTGATGAAGTCCATGGGGACCCGCTTGCCGTCCGCGGCGCTGCTGCCCGTATCCACATGGTCCAGGAAGTTCTTCAGGAAGAGCCGAGCCTTCTCGCTGCGCGGACTGGTGCTCGCGGGGCCGCCGACCTTTGCGCCCGGGAGTGCGGTTCTCACGCCTGCGACGGCGTAGTCGTAGAGCTTCCAGTAGTCCTCTGCGGGCGCGTGCCAGTAGTCGATATCGGGCTCGTTCCAGACTTCGAAGTACCAGCGCAGCACCTCCTCCTTGCCGTAGCGCTCGACCAGGTGCGCCGTGACCACGCGTATGAGCTCACCCCACTTTTTGTAGTCCCTGGGCGGATTGTTGGAGCGCCCGGAGATCGTCGACTTGGGATAGTGGACCTGGTAGGGCTCGGTCCGGCCCGGGACGTCCGCCGCCAGGGCCTCCGGCATGAAACCGAGCTCCACCATCGGCCTCACACACGCGGCCTTGTACGCGTCGAAGATGCCATCGAGGATCTTGAAGTCGTATACGGGCTTGCCGTTCGCATCCTCGGTGTAGACGTTGGTGGAGCTGAACTTCAGCTCCGCCACGCCGTCGCCGGAGGTGAGGAGATGATGGGCCCGGATGGAGACCGGCACGGGGCTGAGATCGTGCAGCTCGCGCAGCAGCTTCTGCCCGTCGGGGGCGGTCGTGTAGTTCGCTTCGTCATAGCCGAACCAGCTATAGACGGGCTTGTACGCGCCCACGGGCTTGGAGAGATCGACCTGGATCGACACGGGCTCCTGCGCGCCCATCACACCGCAAATCGCCAGCACCCCGGCCCAGACTGCACACCTTTGCATCACGCCAGCTCCCTGAAAACGTTATCCTGCGAAGACTAGCAGATGCTCTTCGACGTGCGGCCTCGCTTGCAGACCATACCCCCCGACCGCTATGCTCGGGAGCCGAAGGCCCTGTCGCCCACCGCTCGCACTGAAGAAAGCAAAGGACGTTTCCCGATGAAGCTCACCCGCCTGATTCCGCTCGTACTGATCCCTGCCGCCGCGTTCGCCCAGACCAAGGTCACCACCGCCCCGTTCGGCACGCTGCCGGACGGCGGCACGGTCCAGTCGTACACCCTGACCAGCCCTCAGCTTGAGGTCAAGCTCATCACGCTGGGAGCGCACATCACCGCCATCCAGGCGCCGGACCGCGAGGGCCACAAGACCGACGTCGTGCTTGGCTACGACGATCTGGCCGGGTACCTCGCCGACAAGAACACCTACATGGGCTCCGTTCCGGGGCGCTACGCCAACCGCATCGGCAAAGGCCAGTTCACGCTGGACGGTAAGCAGTATCAGCTCCCGCTCAACAACAATGGCAACACGCTGCATGGCGGCACCACCGG is a window of Granulicella tundricola MP5ACTX9 DNA encoding:
- a CDS encoding GH39 family glycosyl hydrolase, whose amino-acid sequence is MQRCAVWAGVLAICGVMGAQEPVSIQVDLSKPVGAYKPVYSWFGYDEANYTTAPDGQKLLRELHDLSPVPVSIRAHHLLTSGDGVAELKFSSTNVYTEDANGKPVYDFKILDGIFDAYKAACVRPMVELGFMPEALAADVPGRTEPYQVHYPKSTISGRSNNPPRDYKKWGELIRVVTAHLVERYGKEEVLRWYFEVWNEPDIDYWHAPAEDYWKLYDYAVAGVRTALPGAKVGGPASTSPRSEKARLFLKNFLDHVDTGSSAADGKRVPMDFITFHAKGSPKIAAGKVTMGIASELRDADEGFKLIAGFPRFKSLPIILSEADPEGCAACSSKVEPANNYRNGTLYPAYTADALKGLFELQDRHGVNLLGMLSWSFEFEDKEYFEGFRDLATNGVDKPVLNVFRMFGLMSGSRVAVTSSGRVDLDAKLAAGVREKADVDALATKGDRSAAVLVWNYDDIDGKAAAAKTTVSIGGMPAGVTRVLLEHYRLDDTHSNSYTVWKGMGSPQKPTEEQYKELQASGRLEMLTSPEWVEVKGGVMEVKMSLPRDGVSLLRVSW